From the Pangasianodon hypophthalmus isolate fPanHyp1 chromosome 17, fPanHyp1.pri, whole genome shotgun sequence genome, one window contains:
- the elovl7b gene encoding elongation of very long chain fatty acids protein 7, translated as MAFNKLTSSAALLYDKWLKEADPRVEDWPLMSSPFPQTLIILSYIYFVTTLGPRLMENRKPFDLKQPMIIYNFSIVGFSLYMIYEFLMSGWANGYSYRCDLVDYSSSPLALRMAWTCWLYYFSKFIEMLDTVFFVLRKKNSQVTFLHVYHHSIMPFTWWFGVKFAPGGLGTFHALLNCCVHVVMYTYYALSAMGPAYQKYLWWKKYMTTIQLVQFVMVTVHIGQVFFMKDCHYQFPVFLYVIGLYGLIFLVLFLNFYYHAYTKGKRLPKVLQNGTRFLNRACKKTE; from the exons ATGGCGTTCAACAAACTGACCTCAAGTGCTGCCTTGCTTTATGATAAGTGGCTTAAAGAAGCTG ACCCAAGAGTTGAGGACTGGCCCCTTATGTCCTCCCCGTTCCCGCAAACCTTGATCATCCTTTCCTACATCTACTTTGTCACGACACTCGGACCTCGTCTGATGGAGAACCGCAAACCTTTTGACCTCAAGCAACCTATGATCATCTACAACTTTAGCATAGTCGGATTCTCGCTTTACATGATTTATGAG TTTCTCATGTCTGGCTGGGCCAATGGATACTCATACCGGTGTGACCTTGTGGACTATTCCAGCTCACCACTGGCTCTCAgg ATGGCATGGACTTGCTGGCTGTACTACTTCTCCAAGTTCATCGAGATGTTGGATACT GTTTTCTTTGTGCTGAGGAAAAAGAACAGCCAAGTCACTTTCCTCCATGTGTACCATCACTCAATCATGCCCTTCACATGGTGGTTTGGAGTCAAGTTTGCTCCAG GTGGTCTGGGAACCTTCCATGCCCTGCTGAACTGCTGTGTCCATGTGGTCATGTACACCTACTATGCTCTGTCTGCTATGGGCCCAGCCTATCAGAAGTACCTCTGGTGGAAGAAGTACATGACCACCATTCAGCTG GTTCAGTTTGTGATGGTGACCGTCCACATCGGCCAGGTTTTCTTCATGAAGGACTGCCATTACCAGTTCCCAGTATTCCTCTACGTCATTGGCTTGTATGGACTGATATTCCTGGTTCTTTTCCTCAATTTTTACTACCATGCATACACCAAGGGCAAGAGGTTGCCCAAAGTCCTTCAGAATGGAACACGCTTCCTAAACCGTGCATGCAAGAAGACTGAATAA